In a genomic window of Methylovirgula sp. 4M-Z18:
- a CDS encoding adenylate/guanylate cyclase domain-containing protein, giving the protein MADRPMACASCGLELASDFAFCPRCGRPQPTPCASCGFVCEPGFAFCPRCGTARGPRVTGVPTDNVAHASPPSISAPAVPARTRDDPEADRRQVTVLFADVSSFTALAERLDPEEVRAFQNALFETLADVVARYQGFVEKFVGDAVLAVFGAPVAHEDDPERALNAALDMTDRAAELNKRWAGRLGQQVSLHIGVHTGLVVAGHLGQAAGAAYAVTGDTVNTTARLLAAASGTILVSDATHALTLHRFSFEPAQELTLRGKATPVAAYRLTGLLAAPASGRGLATHGLESRMVGRDDELARLVTAFERAQGGQAQIVNLVGEAGSGKSRLTNEFLALLEAQGRLAGGAVRRTTCSSLGEPAYGVFGALFREAYRMHRDDTLETASQKLAAGLVALGAQSEMADAVAPVLSHLLGVEGAQSEELAPEQVKRQIALAARMLIERRLDQGHLLIIVEDLHWADTASVDLLRDVADHLADRRLMVVLSQRPGGSPLRLTHATQSTLHLSPLSPDDTRAFVGALFGEADGDALEEIRTFVARRAGGNPLFVEEIVRSLVARGVLKRDGGRWIRAASLDTEDVPPTLHGLLLSRVDKLAAGERRVLHDAAVLGIAFEQPLLVAMAAEPAAVEATLQCLTDADFVCRIGDGGGSYRFTHALIHEAVYQNLLLARRTELHERAGGALERAVGAQPERLSDLEALGHHWSLSFDKAKGARYLMAAGDRARAVYANDDAIRHYERALRTLADCRDCQSDVQATRERLADLLALTERRTEAAVHYEAVRQSFEAEADQAGEARLQRKIGGLHWEAGDRERARTCFTQGLALLGDGGYSPERAQLFQEIGRLAFRAGDNDGAIAWAERALAETDRDGGGEPEPERVRELAAIRAHAYNTMGVALARTGQPAAAVEQIEQSVRLAEDHHLLQAACRGYTNLGVLYSSLNPEQSVATCLRGLETAKKVGDLGFQSRIYANLAVAYCALTDHCEAEGVKAAQMAVSLDRRLGLLDHLAAPLIILGQIYQCRGERALAFASYEEALHLAEQTGEPQFLFPCYDGLGTLHLDAGNQDEAALYLAKSEEVCLRAGLEPDALMVLPFLC; this is encoded by the coding sequence ATGGCGGATCGTCCCATGGCATGCGCCAGTTGCGGTCTAGAGCTGGCATCAGACTTCGCGTTCTGCCCGCGCTGCGGGCGTCCGCAACCGACGCCCTGCGCGAGTTGCGGTTTTGTCTGCGAGCCTGGATTCGCTTTTTGCCCGCGCTGCGGCACGGCGCGGGGGCCGCGTGTGACCGGCGTGCCGACCGACAACGTTGCTCATGCCTCCCCGCCCTCGATATCCGCACCGGCGGTACCAGCCCGGACGCGTGACGATCCAGAGGCTGACCGACGGCAGGTGACGGTGCTCTTCGCCGATGTCTCCAGCTTCACCGCTCTTGCGGAACGGCTCGATCCCGAGGAAGTGCGGGCCTTCCAGAATGCCCTGTTCGAAACCTTGGCGGATGTGGTCGCGCGCTATCAAGGTTTCGTGGAGAAGTTCGTCGGCGATGCGGTGCTGGCCGTGTTCGGCGCCCCCGTGGCCCATGAGGACGATCCGGAACGGGCTCTCAATGCCGCGCTCGACATGACCGACAGGGCGGCCGAACTCAACAAGCGCTGGGCAGGGCGCCTCGGCCAGCAGGTAAGCCTCCATATCGGTGTTCATACGGGCCTCGTCGTTGCCGGCCATCTCGGCCAAGCCGCCGGTGCCGCCTATGCGGTAACCGGCGACACCGTCAATACGACGGCGCGGCTGCTGGCGGCTGCGTCGGGAACGATTCTGGTCTCCGACGCCACACACGCCCTAACCCTGCACCGTTTCAGTTTTGAGCCCGCGCAGGAACTGACGTTGCGCGGCAAGGCGACGCCGGTCGCGGCGTATCGGCTGACCGGACTCCTGGCGGCACCGGCTTCGGGACGCGGGCTCGCGACACATGGGCTGGAAAGCCGGATGGTCGGACGCGACGATGAACTGGCGCGGCTCGTCACAGCCTTCGAGCGGGCGCAAGGCGGGCAAGCCCAGATCGTCAATCTTGTCGGTGAGGCCGGTTCCGGCAAATCGCGGCTCACCAATGAATTTCTCGCTTTGCTGGAAGCGCAAGGACGACTTGCAGGTGGCGCCGTTCGCCGCACCACATGTTCGTCACTCGGTGAACCTGCCTACGGCGTTTTCGGCGCCCTGTTCCGCGAAGCCTATCGGATGCATCGGGACGATACGCTTGAAACGGCAAGCCAAAAGCTGGCCGCGGGGCTCGTTGCGCTCGGCGCCCAATCCGAAATGGCGGATGCTGTCGCGCCGGTCCTGAGTCATCTGCTTGGCGTCGAGGGCGCGCAATCCGAGGAACTCGCGCCGGAACAAGTGAAACGTCAGATTGCACTCGCGGCGCGCATGCTGATCGAACGACGCCTCGATCAGGGGCATCTTCTCATCATTGTCGAAGATCTCCACTGGGCCGATACGGCCTCCGTGGATCTGCTGCGTGATGTCGCCGATCACCTCGCCGACCGGCGCCTGATGGTCGTGCTGTCCCAGCGCCCCGGCGGATCCCCTCTTCGTCTCACCCATGCCACGCAGTCGACCCTTCACCTCTCCCCGCTGTCACCGGACGATACGCGCGCCTTCGTCGGCGCTCTCTTCGGCGAAGCCGATGGCGATGCCCTTGAAGAAATACGAACCTTCGTGGCCCGGCGGGCAGGCGGCAATCCCCTCTTTGTGGAAGAGATCGTGCGAAGCCTTGTGGCGAGGGGCGTGCTCAAGCGCGACGGCGGTCGCTGGATCCGCGCCGCCTCGCTTGACACCGAGGATGTGCCGCCAACCTTGCACGGCCTGTTGCTGTCGCGCGTCGACAAGCTGGCCGCTGGCGAGCGGCGCGTGCTGCATGATGCGGCCGTGCTTGGCATCGCGTTCGAGCAGCCCCTTCTTGTCGCTATGGCCGCCGAACCGGCTGCGGTCGAAGCCACGCTTCAATGCCTGACCGACGCGGATTTTGTTTGCCGGATCGGCGACGGGGGCGGCAGCTATCGTTTCACCCATGCCCTTATCCATGAGGCCGTCTATCAGAATCTGCTTCTCGCCCGCAGGACCGAATTGCATGAACGGGCGGGCGGCGCGCTCGAACGCGCCGTGGGCGCTCAGCCCGAGCGGTTGAGCGATCTCGAAGCGCTAGGGCACCATTGGAGCTTAAGCTTCGATAAGGCCAAGGGCGCCCGCTATCTCATGGCCGCCGGCGATCGGGCCCGCGCCGTCTATGCCAATGACGATGCGATCCGGCACTATGAACGGGCCTTGCGCACGCTGGCGGATTGCCGGGACTGCCAGAGCGACGTCCAGGCCACGCGAGAGCGGCTGGCGGATTTGTTGGCGCTGACCGAGCGGCGAACGGAGGCCGCGGTTCACTATGAGGCGGTGCGGCAGTCGTTTGAGGCAGAGGCCGACCAGGCGGGCGAGGCGCGGCTCCAGCGCAAGATCGGCGGCCTGCATTGGGAAGCGGGAGATCGCGAAAGGGCGAGGACCTGTTTCACGCAAGGCCTCGCTCTGCTTGGCGATGGGGGGTATTCGCCCGAGCGCGCGCAGCTGTTTCAGGAGATCGGCCGTCTCGCCTTTCGGGCCGGCGACAATGACGGCGCGATCGCCTGGGCGGAGCGGGCACTCGCCGAAACGGATCGCGATGGCGGCGGCGAACCTGAACCGGAACGCGTTCGCGAACTCGCGGCCATACGTGCGCACGCCTACAACACGATGGGCGTCGCGCTGGCGCGCACCGGCCAGCCGGCGGCTGCGGTCGAGCAGATCGAGCAGAGCGTCCGGCTTGCCGAGGATCATCATCTGCTGCAGGCGGCCTGCCGGGGCTACACCAATCTCGGCGTGCTTTACAGTTCTCTCAATCCGGAGCAGAGCGTCGCGACTTGCTTGCGTGGGCTGGAGACCGCCAAGAAAGTGGGAGATCTGGGCTTCCAGTCCCGGATCTATGCCAATCTCGCCGTCGCCTATTGCGCCCTGACAGACCATTGCGAGGCTGAGGGCGTCAAGGCGGCGCAAATGGCTGTGAGCCTCGATCGTCGGTTGGGCTTGCTCGATCACCTGGCCGCGCCGCTGATCATTCTAGGTCAGATCTATCAATGCCGTGGCGAGCGTGCCCTCGCATTCGCGTCATATGAGGAGGCGCTGCACCTCGCCGAGCAGACGGGGGAGCCGCAATTCCTCTTTCCGTGCTATGATGGTCTGGGCACTCTCCATTTGGACGCTGGGAACCAAGACGAAGCAGCGCTATACTTGGCGAAGTCGGAAGAGGTCTGCCTGCGGGCCGGCCTCGAGCCGGACGCATTGATGGTTTTGCCGTTTCTCTGTTAG
- a CDS encoding helix-turn-helix domain-containing protein, with the protein MITAAQLRASRALLGMDQRELAARSNLSVPTIQRMEASEGVIRGNVDSLMKLVGALDEAGIELIGEGGASQGGGRGVRLKEPVTTFDNTSGNSPQSAKARAA; encoded by the coding sequence ATGATTACGGCGGCACAATTACGGGCGTCCCGCGCGCTTCTCGGCATGGACCAACGCGAACTCGCCGCACGCTCGAATCTGTCGGTGCCGACCATTCAGCGCATGGAAGCCAGCGAGGGCGTGATCCGCGGAAACGTCGATTCGCTGATGAAACTGGTGGGTGCGCTCGATGAGGCCGGCATCGAACTCATCGGCGAAGGGGGGGCAAGCCAAGGGGGCGGCCGCGGCGTGCGGCTCAAAGAGCCAGTGACGACGTTCGACAACACGTCGGGCAATTCACCCCAATCGGCAAAGGCACGCGCAGCATAA
- the hyfB gene encoding hydrogenase 4 subunit B, with amino-acid sequence MGASVGLWCVAVLFGLGGLGLIFGRSPNSSRHIYTATLIVAVIATVSALAQLLAAATPSTVELPLGLPWIGAHFKIDALSAFFLCVINFAGAAASLYGIGYGRHEQEPQRVLPFFPAFLAGMNLVLLADDAFSFLVSWEFMSLASWALVMAHHRDPNNARAGFIYIVMASFGTMCLLLAFGLLAGPEGGYAFDAIRSHPPTPIFAGLVLFLVLFGAGSKAGLVPLHVWLPLAHPAAPSHVSALMSGVMTKVAVYAMVRIIFDLVGPVPAWWSIVILIVGAGTAALGILYAVMQNDLKRMLAYSTIENIGLIVIGLGLALAFRTDGLTGAAALALTAALFHVVNHSLFKSLLFFGAGAVLSSTGERGIERLGGLIHRMPYTSFAFLVACAAISALPPLNGFASEWLVLQSILLSPALPQWGLKLLIPAVGALLALAAALAAACFVRAFGITFLGRPRTLKAETANEVDRLSIAAMLSLAALCVLAGVLPGGVIDALGPVVQGLTGARMPAQLSVPWLSIVPIAESHSSYNGLLVLAMIAVSGSLVAFVIHRFASRALRRAPAWDCGFPDTNPATQYTPSSFAQPLRRVFGTFVFQARERVDMPAPGSIRPARFDVTLRDLAWDLIYSPIAKAVGYAADHLNQLQFLTIRRYLSLVFAALVFLLLVLASWA; translated from the coding sequence ATGGGGGCGAGCGTCGGGCTTTGGTGTGTCGCGGTTCTGTTCGGGCTCGGGGGCCTCGGCCTTATCTTTGGCCGCAGCCCGAACAGTTCCAGGCACATTTATACCGCGACACTGATTGTCGCCGTCATTGCAACGGTTTCGGCGCTCGCTCAGCTTTTGGCGGCAGCGACACCTTCTACTGTCGAACTGCCGCTCGGCCTGCCGTGGATTGGCGCACATTTCAAGATCGATGCGCTGTCGGCCTTCTTCCTCTGCGTCATCAATTTCGCCGGGGCCGCCGCGAGCCTTTATGGCATCGGCTACGGGCGACACGAGCAAGAACCGCAGCGCGTACTGCCATTTTTTCCCGCATTTCTTGCCGGCATGAACCTTGTGCTCCTGGCTGACGACGCCTTCAGCTTTCTCGTGTCGTGGGAGTTCATGTCGCTCGCGTCCTGGGCGCTGGTGATGGCCCACCATCGCGACCCGAACAACGCCCGCGCCGGGTTCATCTATATCGTCATGGCAAGCTTCGGGACGATGTGCCTGTTGCTTGCATTCGGTTTGCTGGCAGGGCCTGAAGGTGGCTACGCTTTTGATGCCATCCGGTCGCATCCACCGACGCCGATATTTGCAGGCCTGGTGCTGTTTCTCGTTCTGTTCGGTGCAGGGTCGAAGGCGGGCCTAGTGCCGTTGCACGTCTGGCTCCCCCTCGCCCACCCCGCCGCGCCGAGCCATGTTTCAGCCCTGATGAGCGGCGTCATGACCAAGGTCGCGGTCTACGCCATGGTGAGGATCATTTTCGATCTCGTCGGGCCCGTCCCCGCTTGGTGGAGCATCGTCATTCTCATCGTTGGAGCCGGCACGGCGGCTCTGGGAATCCTCTACGCGGTGATGCAGAATGATCTCAAGCGGATGCTGGCCTACAGCACCATCGAGAACATCGGCCTCATCGTCATCGGTCTTGGATTGGCGCTCGCGTTCAGAACCGATGGCCTGACCGGTGCTGCGGCGCTCGCCCTGACGGCCGCGCTCTTTCACGTCGTCAATCACTCATTGTTCAAAAGCCTGTTGTTCTTCGGGGCCGGCGCGGTTTTGTCGTCGACGGGCGAACGAGGGATTGAGCGCTTGGGCGGCCTCATTCATCGCATGCCCTACACCAGCTTCGCCTTTCTGGTTGCCTGCGCCGCCATTTCGGCCTTGCCGCCGCTCAACGGCTTTGCATCCGAATGGCTCGTTCTGCAATCCATTCTTCTCAGCCCGGCCCTGCCGCAATGGGGGCTGAAGCTTCTGATCCCTGCCGTCGGCGCCCTGCTCGCGTTGGCGGCGGCATTGGCCGCGGCATGTTTCGTGCGCGCCTTTGGCATCACGTTCCTGGGGCGTCCGCGCACCCTAAAAGCCGAGACCGCCAACGAGGTCGATCGGCTATCTATTGCCGCCATGCTGAGCCTTGCGGCCTTGTGCGTGCTGGCCGGCGTTCTGCCGGGCGGCGTGATCGATGCGCTCGGCCCCGTGGTGCAGGGCTTAACCGGCGCGCGCATGCCGGCGCAACTCAGCGTACCGTGGCTCTCGATCGTGCCGATCGCCGAGAGCCACAGTTCCTACAACGGCTTGCTCGTGCTCGCCATGATCGCCGTGTCCGGATCGCTCGTCGCCTTCGTGATTCATCGCTTTGCGTCCCGCGCTTTGCGGCGCGCCCCCGCCTGGGATTGCGGATTTCCGGACACGAACCCCGCGACACAATATACGCCCAGCAGCTTTGCCCAACCGCTGCGCCGCGTGTTCGGCACCTTCGTGTTTCAAGCGCGCGAGCGGGTCGACATGCCAGCTCCCGGCAGCATCCGCCCCGCACGGTTTGACGTGACGTTGCGCGATCTCGCATGGGATCTCATCTATTCGCCGATCGCCAAAGCCGTCGGATATGCGGCCGATCATCTCAATCAATTGCAGTTTCTGACGATCCGCCGCTACCTCAGCCTCGTCTTCGCGGCACTCGTGTTTCTTCTTCTGGTGCTCGCGTCATGGGCCTGA
- a CDS encoding respiratory chain complex I subunit 1 family protein — translation MGLILDLAIQGIQMFLVLALAPLLTGFVRKVKARLVRRQGPPLLQPYRDLLRLMRKEVVLAQNASWLFRVIPYMIFAATWVAAALVPTFAIGLQISWSADLIAIIALLGSARFFLALAGMDVGTSFGGIGASREVMIATLAEPAMIMIVFTLALVANSTQLSTIANHMLSAAVGLRVSLGLALIGLVIIALAENARIPVDNPATHLELTMVHEAMVLEYSGRHLAVIELAAYLKLLLYISLIACLFLPWGLASAGAGVAAYGKGIVAYLCKLALGGFLLAFFETSVAKMRVFRVPDFLGVALMLGLLGTLLLFVSRSL, via the coding sequence ATGGGCCTGATTCTCGACCTTGCCATTCAAGGCATCCAGATGTTTCTCGTCTTGGCTCTGGCGCCACTGCTCACCGGCTTTGTGCGCAAGGTGAAGGCGCGGCTCGTGCGACGACAAGGACCACCGCTGTTGCAGCCGTATCGCGACCTGCTGCGGCTCATGCGCAAGGAGGTCGTGCTCGCGCAGAATGCGTCCTGGCTCTTTCGTGTCATACCCTACATGATCTTTGCGGCGACCTGGGTTGCGGCCGCGCTGGTGCCGACTTTCGCCATAGGCCTCCAGATCAGTTGGTCGGCCGACTTGATCGCCATCATTGCCCTGCTGGGAAGCGCCCGCTTTTTCCTTGCCCTCGCCGGAATGGATGTCGGCACGAGCTTCGGTGGGATCGGCGCGAGCCGCGAAGTGATGATCGCCACGCTCGCCGAACCCGCGATGATCATGATCGTGTTCACGCTCGCGCTCGTCGCCAACTCGACCCAGCTCTCGACAATCGCCAATCACATGCTGTCGGCGGCCGTGGGCTTACGCGTGTCGCTTGGCCTTGCTTTGATCGGGCTCGTCATCATCGCGCTCGCGGAGAACGCCCGTATTCCGGTGGACAATCCGGCAACGCATCTTGAACTGACTATGGTGCACGAGGCCATGGTGCTCGAATATTCAGGCCGCCACTTGGCCGTCATTGAGCTCGCAGCGTATCTGAAGCTTCTGCTCTACATATCGCTGATCGCCTGCCTGTTTTTGCCTTGGGGCCTCGCGTCCGCCGGAGCGGGCGTGGCGGCATATGGCAAAGGCATCGTAGCCTATCTGTGCAAGTTGGCGCTCGGCGGGTTTCTGCTCGCCTTCTTCGAAACAAGTGTTGCGAAAATGCGCGTGTTTCGCGTTCCCGATTTCCTGGGCGTGGCGCTCATGCTCGGCCTGCTTGGCACTCTCCTCCTCTTCGTCTCGCGGAGCCTCTAG
- a CDS encoding hydrogenase-4 component E has product MTRLAFDVAHLLAGGLVLISFMMLYQDRLYALLNVFALHAVGLALSVAWQAYVQDAPHLYVTAAIALIIKAIIIPVALHRIVARLGIHREVETVISIGPTMLAGIGLVALSMVVMLRVTADADALAREDLAFALAVLLLGLLMMVTRRNAVSQVIGFMSVENGLILAATGARGMPLVVEISVAFSVLVALIVIGIFLFRIRERFDTVDVHALDRFRGDQQ; this is encoded by the coding sequence ATGACCCGTCTCGCGTTCGATGTCGCGCATCTTCTGGCCGGCGGACTGGTTCTGATCAGCTTCATGATGCTCTATCAGGATCGTCTCTATGCGCTCCTCAATGTCTTTGCCCTGCACGCCGTGGGTTTGGCGCTCTCGGTCGCCTGGCAAGCCTATGTCCAAGACGCGCCGCACCTCTACGTGACCGCGGCTATCGCGCTCATCATCAAGGCGATCATCATTCCCGTCGCGCTGCACCGGATCGTGGCGCGCCTCGGCATTCATCGCGAAGTCGAGACCGTGATCAGCATCGGCCCAACCATGCTCGCGGGGATCGGCCTCGTCGCTTTGTCCATGGTGGTCATGTTGCGGGTGACGGCCGACGCCGACGCCTTGGCGCGCGAGGATCTCGCCTTTGCGCTCGCCGTTCTCTTGCTCGGCCTCCTGATGATGGTGACACGCCGTAACGCCGTCAGTCAGGTCATCGGCTTCATGTCGGTGGAGAACGGATTGATCTTGGCGGCGACGGGCGCGCGGGGCATGCCGCTTGTCGTCGAGATCAGCGTCGCCTTCTCGGTTCTCGTCGCCTTGATCGTCATCGGCATTTTCCTGTTTCGCATCCGAGAACGTTTCGACACCGTCGATGTCCACGCCCTCGACCGTTTCCGGGGAGATCAGCAATGA
- a CDS encoding hydrogenase 4 subunit F: MNAAPVDNVTLILAIPAAAAVILALLPDYRLSARLNVIAAFLTLVAAVSLFVAKPDPSPYIVIDDLNIVFVVLNSFVGFTTSAFSASYIAHELETGRLTPSHLRTYHAMYQVLLFAMNLALIANNIGLMWVAIELATLTTVLMVGLYRTDAAIEAAWKYFILGSVGIALALFGTILIYMAARPVVGEGQEGMIWTVLIAHASAFDPALLNIAFVFLLLGYGTKVGLAPLHAWLPDAHAEGPTPISAVLSGLLLNVALYAVLRFKLLLAVNALAIPPGTLMATMGLISVLFAGFMLYRRRDIKRMFAYSSIEHMGIIAFAFGMGGPLANFAGLLHMTMHSLTKSAIFFAVGHVAQAKGTQKISEIRGLTETHPFLGWSLVLGVVAIAGMPPFGIFMSEFLAISSTFARLPLLTIPLVIGLLIAFGALLLRLHGLAFGKPVGSAAPVQASYLPMVVHLGLVLGAGIYLPPPLVAWFQHVARLLG, translated from the coding sequence ATGAATGCGGCACCCGTCGATAATGTTACCCTGATCTTGGCGATCCCTGCGGCAGCGGCCGTCATTCTAGCGCTTCTCCCGGATTACCGATTGTCGGCGCGCCTCAACGTGATCGCGGCATTCCTAACACTTGTTGCCGCCGTATCGCTCTTTGTCGCAAAGCCGGACCCGAGCCCTTACATCGTGATCGACGATCTCAACATCGTCTTCGTGGTCCTCAATTCTTTCGTCGGCTTCACCACAAGTGCGTTCAGCGCAAGTTACATCGCGCACGAATTGGAAACCGGGCGACTGACCCCCTCCCACCTGCGCACGTATCACGCCATGTACCAGGTGCTGCTGTTCGCCATGAACCTGGCGCTCATCGCCAACAATATCGGCTTGATGTGGGTGGCGATCGAATTGGCGACACTCACCACCGTCCTGATGGTGGGACTCTACCGCACCGACGCGGCCATCGAGGCGGCGTGGAAATACTTCATTCTCGGAAGCGTCGGCATCGCGCTCGCCCTGTTCGGAACGATCCTCATCTATATGGCGGCGCGGCCGGTCGTGGGCGAAGGACAGGAGGGAATGATATGGACCGTATTGATCGCGCACGCATCGGCTTTTGATCCGGCGCTGCTGAACATCGCCTTCGTCTTCCTGCTCCTCGGCTACGGCACGAAAGTCGGTCTGGCGCCGCTCCATGCCTGGCTGCCGGACGCCCATGCCGAAGGCCCGACACCGATTTCGGCCGTGCTCTCCGGCCTCCTGCTCAATGTGGCGCTGTACGCGGTCTTACGCTTCAAACTCCTGCTGGCAGTGAACGCTCTCGCCATCCCGCCCGGGACGTTGATGGCAACAATGGGCCTGATCTCGGTCCTCTTCGCCGGTTTCATGCTCTATCGCCGGCGCGACATTAAACGGATGTTTGCCTATTCCTCGATCGAACATATGGGTATCATCGCCTTCGCGTTCGGCATGGGCGGCCCGTTGGCAAATTTCGCCGGACTGTTGCATATGACCATGCACAGCCTGACAAAATCTGCGATCTTTTTTGCCGTGGGACATGTGGCTCAGGCCAAGGGGACGCAGAAGATCAGCGAGATTCGCGGCCTGACCGAAACGCATCCGTTTCTCGGCTGGAGCCTGGTGCTCGGCGTCGTCGCAATCGCCGGCATGCCGCCCTTCGGCATTTTTATGAGCGAGTTTCTGGCGATCAGCTCGACCTTCGCCCGTCTGCCCTTGCTGACGATTCCGCTCGTCATCGGCCTCTTGATCGCGTTCGGCGCCCTGCTCCTGCGGCTGCATGGGCTTGCCTTCGGCAAACCCGTCGGCAGCGCGGCGCCCGTGCAAGCGTCCTATCTGCCCATGGTCGTGCATCTTGGACTGGTGCTTGGAGCGGGGATCTATCTGCCGCCGCCGCTGGTCGCATGGTTCCAGCACGTCGCACGGCTTCTCGGATGA
- a CDS encoding hydrogenase large subunit: MPTFAEIVTSGQVIDSFRPWRRVAVTQDVWRSAVEQMVAGSWTLLALWGDRTTVYMAILDEAARDIAVLGLACPEGVFPSVGLDHPPALRLERALQDLCGLTAQGLPDTRPWLDHGRWPVRHPLGSHTAAAPEPRPYSFLTAEGEGLHQIPVGPVHAGIIEPGHFRFTANGETVVRLEERLGYVHKGIETLMCGATLDKAARLAGRASGDSTVAYAIAFARAVEAACGLEISPRATYLRALMAELERLANHLGDIGAICNDAAFALMHAHTSVLRERVLRTAADCFGHRLMMDRVVPGGVSVDLSRPDVTHIRDLLRTIRPAFATLIELYDNTASLQDRTVGTGIVRPALAAQYGAGGYIGRASGRTFDARRTLAYPPYDMLDFDVPVRHDGDVNARVWIRIREVEQSLSLIAQILDRLPEDNTTRIEINSAGETREGLALVEGFRGDILAWVRIDSEGRVERCHLRDPSWFQWPLLEAAIEGNIVADFPLCNKSFNCSYSGHDL, translated from the coding sequence ATGCCGACATTCGCAGAAATCGTCACGTCGGGGCAAGTGATCGACAGCTTTCGCCCCTGGCGGCGCGTCGCCGTTACGCAAGATGTCTGGCGCTCGGCCGTCGAGCAGATGGTAGCCGGGTCTTGGACGCTGCTTGCGCTGTGGGGCGACCGGACTACGGTATACATGGCGATTCTTGACGAAGCCGCACGCGACATAGCTGTCCTCGGCCTGGCTTGCCCCGAAGGGGTTTTTCCATCCGTCGGACTTGATCATCCGCCAGCATTGCGACTGGAGCGCGCGCTGCAAGATCTTTGCGGCCTGACCGCGCAAGGGTTGCCAGACACGCGGCCGTGGCTGGATCATGGCCGATGGCCCGTCCGTCATCCGCTCGGATCTCACACGGCGGCCGCGCCGGAGCCTCGCCCCTACAGCTTTCTCACCGCGGAAGGCGAAGGTCTGCACCAAATTCCGGTCGGGCCGGTCCATGCAGGCATTATCGAGCCGGGCCACTTTCGCTTCACGGCCAACGGCGAAACGGTCGTGCGGCTGGAAGAGCGGCTTGGCTATGTCCACAAGGGCATCGAAACACTCATGTGCGGGGCCACGCTCGACAAGGCGGCCCGCCTCGCCGGCCGCGCCTCCGGCGACAGCACGGTTGCTTACGCAATCGCCTTCGCCCGCGCCGTCGAGGCGGCTTGCGGCCTCGAGATTTCGCCGCGCGCCACCTATTTGCGCGCCTTGATGGCCGAACTCGAAAGGCTGGCCAATCATCTCGGCGATATCGGCGCGATCTGCAACGATGCCGCATTCGCGCTGATGCATGCGCATACGAGCGTCCTGCGCGAACGTGTTCTTCGCACCGCAGCCGATTGTTTCGGCCACCGTCTCATGATGGATCGTGTCGTTCCCGGCGGCGTGAGCGTGGATTTGTCCAGGCCGGACGTGACGCACATCAGGGACCTGCTGCGGACCATTCGTCCGGCTTTCGCCACGCTTATCGAGCTCTACGACAATACGGCGTCGCTGCAGGATCGAACCGTCGGCACGGGCATTGTCCGGCCGGCGCTTGCCGCCCAATACGGCGCCGGCGGCTACATCGGCCGCGCTTCGGGCCGCACCTTCGATGCGCGGCGCACGCTCGCCTATCCTCCTTATGACATGCTCGACTTTGACGTGCCGGTTCGCCACGACGGCGATGTCAATGCGCGCGTATGGATTCGTATTCGCGAAGTCGAGCAAAGCCTCTCGCTCATCGCCCAGATCCTTGACCGCTTGCCGGAAGACAATACGACCCGGATCGAGATCAATAGCGCCGGCGAAACGCGAGAGGGCCTCGCGCTCGTGGAGGGATTTCGCGGTGATATTTTGGCGTGGGTGCGGATCGATTCCGAAGGCCGCGTAGAGCGCTGTCATTTGCGCGACCCGTCCTGGTTCCAGTGGCCGCTGCTCGAGGCGGCGATCGAAGGAAACATCGTGGCCGATTTCCCCCTGTGCAACAAGTCATTCAACTGTTCCTACTCGGGGCATGATCTTTAG
- a CDS encoding NADH-quinone oxidoreductase subunit B family protein produces MRKILFKSLFSPPLTEPAPEPDADIAELAAELNAAAQVRLGRSLSIREVDAGSCNGCELEIHALGNAFYDLERFGLRFVASPRHADVLLVTGPVTHNMREALERTYDATPAPKWVIAAGDCAHDCGIFAGSYACSGGVSSVIPVDLHIPGCPPTPAALLKGLLALMTKEK; encoded by the coding sequence ATGCGCAAGATCCTCTTCAAAAGCTTGTTCAGCCCCCCTCTGACCGAACCCGCGCCGGAACCGGACGCGGATATTGCGGAACTTGCCGCCGAGCTGAATGCCGCTGCCCAGGTGCGCCTCGGGCGTAGTCTTTCCATCCGCGAGGTCGACGCAGGTTCGTGCAACGGTTGCGAACTCGAAATCCACGCTCTCGGCAATGCGTTCTATGATCTTGAACGCTTTGGACTGAGATTCGTCGCGTCGCCACGCCACGCGGATGTCTTGCTCGTGACGGGACCCGTGACCCACAATATGCGCGAGGCGCTCGAACGCACGTACGATGCCACACCGGCACCGAAATGGGTGATTGCGGCCGGCGATTGCGCGCACGACTGCGGCATCTTCGCCGGCTCCTATGCTTGCAGCGGCGGTGTTTCGTCAGTCATTCCGGTCGACCTCCATATTCCCGGCTGTCCGCCGACGCCGGCAGCTTTGCTCAAGGGTCTGCTCGCGCTCATGACAAAAGAGAAGTAA